In a genomic window of Streptococcus oralis subsp. tigurinus:
- a CDS encoding pyridoxal phosphate-dependent aminotransferase — MKLSKRVLEMEESVTLASDARAKALKAQGKDVLFLTLGQPDFHTPENIQDAAVEAIRDGRASFYTVASGLPDLKAAVNTYFERYYGYSVAANEVTFATGAKFSLYTFFMAVVNPGDEVIIPTPYWVSYGDQVKMAEGVPVFVQAKEDNHFKVTVEQLEAARTDKTKVLVLNSPSNPTGMIYSREELMAIGNWAVTHDVLILADDIYGRLVYNGNEFVPISSLSEAIRKQSIVINGVSKAYAMTGWRVGYAVGNPEIIAAMSKLTGQTTSNLTAVSQYATIEALTGPQDSVEIMRQAFEERLNTIYPLLCQVPGFEVVKPQGAFYLFPNVKKAMEMKGYTDVTDFTTAILEEVGLALITGAGFGAPENVRLSYATDLDTLKEAIRRLHQFMEN; from the coding sequence ATGAAACTATCCAAGCGTGTACTAGAAATGGAAGAAAGCGTCACTCTAGCCAGTGATGCAAGAGCCAAAGCATTAAAAGCTCAAGGAAAAGATGTTCTTTTCTTAACCTTGGGACAGCCAGATTTTCATACTCCTGAAAATATTCAGGATGCGGCGGTGGAAGCGATTCGTGATGGCCGTGCTTCCTTTTATACAGTAGCTTCAGGTCTACCAGACTTAAAGGCTGCGGTTAATACCTATTTTGAACGCTATTATGGCTATTCTGTCGCAGCCAATGAGGTTACCTTTGCCACAGGTGCTAAGTTCTCTCTCTATACCTTTTTTATGGCCGTGGTCAATCCAGGTGATGAGGTCATTATCCCTACACCATACTGGGTCAGTTATGGAGACCAAGTCAAGATGGCAGAAGGTGTGCCAGTCTTTGTACAAGCCAAGGAAGACAATCACTTTAAGGTGACAGTCGAGCAGCTAGAAGCGGCTCGAACAGACAAGACTAAGGTCTTGGTTCTCAATTCGCCATCGAATCCGACTGGTATGATTTACTCTCGTGAGGAACTCATGGCTATCGGAAATTGGGCTGTTACGCATGATGTCCTTATCCTAGCAGATGATATTTATGGTCGTTTGGTTTATAACGGGAACGAATTTGTTCCAATCTCTAGTCTGTCAGAAGCCATTCGCAAGCAAAGCATCGTGATTAACGGTGTATCTAAGGCTTATGCCATGACTGGTTGGCGGGTAGGTTATGCTGTGGGAAATCCTGAAATTATCGCTGCTATGAGCAAACTAACAGGACAAACAACCTCAAACCTGACTGCTGTATCACAATATGCTACCATTGAAGCCCTGACTGGACCACAAGACTCTGTCGAAATCATGCGCCAAGCCTTTGAAGAGCGTTTGAATACCATTTATCCTCTCTTGTGCCAAGTGCCAGGATTTGAAGTTGTCAAGCCCCAAGGAGCTTTCTATCTCTTCCCAAATGTTAAAAAAGCGATGGAGATGAAGGGCTATACCGATGTGACGGACTTTACAACGGCTATTCTTGAGGAAGTCGGTCTGGCCTTGATTACAGGAGCAGGGTTTGGGGCGCCAGAAAATGTCCGTCTCAGTTATGCAACTGACTTGGACACCTTGAAAGAAGCGATTCGCCGTTTGCATCAATTTATGGAAAACTAA
- the ssbA gene encoding single-stranded DNA-binding protein SsbA produces the protein MINNVVLVGRMTRDAELRYTPSNVAVATFTLAVNRTFKSQNGEREADFINVVMWRQQAENLANWAKKGSLIGITGRIQTRSYDNQQGQRVYVTEVVAENFQMLESRGVREGHTGGAYSAPTAGQSAPANPVPDFSRSENPFGATNPLDISDDDLPF, from the coding sequence ATGATTAACAATGTTGTACTTGTAGGGCGTATGACACGTGACGCTGAGTTGCGTTATACCCCATCAAATGTAGCAGTTGCGACTTTTACTCTTGCAGTAAACCGTACATTTAAGAGTCAAAATGGCGAACGTGAGGCTGATTTCATCAATGTCGTTATGTGGCGCCAACAGGCTGAAAATCTTGCCAACTGGGCTAAAAAAGGCTCTCTTATCGGGATCACAGGCCGTATCCAGACTCGTAGTTACGATAACCAGCAAGGACAACGTGTCTACGTAACAGAAGTCGTGGCTGAGAATTTCCAAATGTTGGAAAGCCGCGGAGTGCGCGAAGGACATACAGGTGGGGCTTATTCTGCACCAACTGCTGGTCAATCAGCACCTGCAAACCCAGTACCAGACTTTTCACGTTCTGAAAATCCATTCGGAGCAACCAATCCATTGGACATTTCAGATGATGATTTACCATTCTAA
- the asnS gene encoding asparagine--tRNA ligase: MTKRVTIIEVKDYVGQEVTIGAWVANKSGKGKIAFLQLRDGTAFFQGVAFKPNFIEKFGEEVGLEKFDTIKRLSQETSVYVTGIVKEDERSKFGYELDITDIEVIGESQDYPITPKEHGTDFLMDNRHLWLRSRKQVAVMQIRNAIIYATYEFFDKNGFMKFDSPILSGNAAEDSTELFETDYFGTPAYLSQSGQLYLEAGAMALGRVFDFGPVFRAEKSKTRRHLTEFWMMDAEYSYLTHDESLDLQEAYVKALLQGVLDRAPQALETLERDIELLKRYIAEPFKRITYDQAIDLLQEHENDEDADYEHLEHGDDFGSPHETWISNHFGVPTFVMNYPAAIKAFYMKPVPGNPERVLCADLLAPEGYGEIIGGSMREEDYDALVAKMDELGMDRTEYEFYLDLRKYGTVPHGGFGIGIERMVTFAAGTKHIREAIPFPRMLHRIKP, encoded by the coding sequence ATGACAAAACGTGTAACAATTATCGAAGTAAAAGACTACGTTGGTCAAGAAGTGACCATTGGGGCCTGGGTTGCCAACAAATCAGGAAAAGGAAAAATTGCCTTCTTGCAATTGCGTGATGGAACAGCCTTTTTCCAAGGAGTTGCCTTCAAACCAAACTTTATTGAAAAATTTGGTGAAGAGGTAGGTCTTGAAAAATTTGACACCATCAAACGCTTGAGCCAAGAAACTTCTGTTTATGTGACAGGAATTGTCAAAGAAGACGAACGTTCTAAGTTTGGCTATGAGTTGGATATTACAGACATCGAAGTCATCGGTGAATCTCAAGACTACCCAATCACACCAAAAGAACACGGAACTGACTTCTTGATGGACAACCGTCACTTATGGCTCCGCTCTCGTAAGCAAGTAGCGGTTATGCAAATCCGTAACGCGATTATCTATGCGACTTATGAGTTTTTCGACAAGAACGGCTTCATGAAATTTGATAGCCCAATTCTTTCAGGAAATGCGGCAGAGGATTCAACTGAACTCTTTGAAACAGACTACTTTGGAACGCCAGCCTACTTGAGCCAATCAGGTCAGCTTTACCTAGAAGCAGGAGCTATGGCTCTTGGTCGTGTCTTTGACTTTGGTCCAGTATTCCGTGCTGAAAAATCAAAAACACGCCGTCACTTGACTGAGTTCTGGATGATGGATGCTGAGTACTCCTACCTGACACACGATGAATCACTTGACTTGCAAGAAGCTTACGTAAAAGCCCTTCTTCAAGGTGTACTTGATCGTGCACCTCAAGCCTTGGAAACCTTGGAACGTGATATAGAGCTCTTGAAACGCTACATTGCAGAGCCATTTAAACGCATCACTTACGATCAAGCCATTGACCTTTTGCAAGAGCATGAAAATGATGAAGATGCTGACTACGAGCATCTTGAGCATGGAGATGACTTTGGTTCACCACACGAAACATGGATTTCAAACCACTTTGGTGTGCCAACATTTGTTATGAACTACCCAGCTGCTATCAAGGCCTTCTACATGAAACCAGTTCCTGGAAATCCAGAGCGCGTGCTTTGTGCAGACTTGCTTGCTCCAGAAGGTTACGGAGAAATCATCGGTGGATCTATGCGTGAGGAAGACTACGATGCATTAGTTGCTAAGATGGATGAACTTGGCATGGATCGTACAGAGTATGAATTCTACCTTGACCTTCGTAAATACGGTACTGTACCACACGGTGGCTTTGGTATCGGTATCGAGCGTATGGTCACTTTCGCAGCAGGTACAAAACACATCCGTGAAGCTATTCCATTCCCACGTATGCTACACCGTATCAAACCATAA
- the rpsF gene encoding 30S ribosomal protein S6, which translates to MAKYEILYIIRPNIEEEAKNALVARFDSILTDNGATVVESKSWEKRRLAYEIQDFREGLYHIVNVEANDDAALKEFDRLSKINTDILRHMIVKLDA; encoded by the coding sequence ATGGCTAAATACGAAATTCTTTATATCATTCGTCCAAACATTGAAGAAGAAGCGAAAAACGCTTTGGTAGCACGTTTTGACTCTATCTTGACTGACAACGGTGCAACTGTTGTTGAATCAAAATCATGGGAAAAACGTCGTCTTGCATACGAAATCCAAGATTTCCGTGAAGGACTTTACCACATCGTTAACGTTGAAGCAAACGACGACGCAGCTCTTAAAGAGTTTGACCGTCTTTCAAAAATCAACACTGACATTCTTCGTCACATGATCGTCAAACTTGACGCGTAA
- a CDS encoding DUF5590 domain-containing protein, translating into MKLRQKKAKNKLLIQYGIGISLVLLVLTGSFLYLIFLSMKPYQDARVEGEKLAKQYAELEQADQVDFYNGLEGYYSVLGHNKKQEAIAVLIEKNDHKIYVYQLDKGISQDKAVTISKEKGASDIDKVTFGRYQDKPIWEVKSGNQYYLVDFETGAVIQ; encoded by the coding sequence GTGAAACTAAGACAGAAAAAAGCAAAAAACAAGCTACTTATACAGTATGGAATCGGTATTTCTCTGGTGCTACTAGTGCTGACTGGATCCTTTCTTTACCTGATTTTCCTCAGTATGAAACCTTATCAAGATGCTAGAGTTGAGGGAGAAAAACTAGCCAAGCAGTATGCAGAATTGGAACAGGCAGATCAGGTTGATTTTTATAATGGACTAGAAGGTTATTACAGCGTTTTGGGGCATAATAAAAAGCAAGAGGCCATTGCCGTACTGATTGAAAAGAATGACCACAAGATTTATGTTTATCAGCTAGATAAGGGGATTTCTCAAGACAAGGCGGTGACGATTTCGAAGGAAAAAGGAGCTAGCGACATTGACAAAGTCACCTTTGGTCGTTATCAGGACAAGCCGATTTGGGAAGTTAAGTCTGGGAACCAGTACTATCTGGTGGACTTTGAAACAGGAGCAGTGATCCAATAA